The genomic stretch ATCGATAGCTCTTTATTCGCCAATTCTTTTTTCATGTCATTCAATAAGTCATTTTCAACAGAGTCTAACAATTCGTAAATGTCAGTAAAGTATTGATAAAAGGTGCTGCGGTTATATTCTGACTTATTCGCAATTTCCTGAACCGAAATTTTCTCAATCGGCTTTTGGCTATATAACTCACAAAAAACTTCTACAAACTTTTGTCTTGTTTTCTCCGTTATTTGGGGTTGCTTTTTCATGTTCCCTCCTACTAGCGAATACCAATATCATCCGACAAATCATAAAAAACTGATGGTTGATCAAGGAATAATAAAAAATTATAATCACATCATACAACATGTTGTCTGATAATCAAAAGGAAATGTTAATAAGTAGGGGTGGTTTTCATGTCAGCAAAACAAGATAGAATTTTAATTTTTGGTGCAGGTGTCATCGGGAGCATGTACGCAATTAAGCTTATTGAAGCAGGGTTTGATGTTAGCCTATTTGCACATTCTAATAGATTTAAATCATTAAGAGAAAATGGCCTGCAATATAAAGAAAAAGGTACAGTTAGATCGATACAAGTGAATGTCATTGATACGCTCGAAAATGATGATGTATACGATTTTATTTTCGTTACCGTTCGTTATGATCGGTCCGAATCAGCGTTGTTAGCGCTAAAAGATAATCAAAGCAAAAATATAGTTACGATGACTAGTAATTCAATTGGATTTTCTTCGTGGCTGGATATCGTAGGGGATAGACTTTTACCAGCTTTTCCCGGCTTCGGCGGACAGATTAAAGATGGAGTATTGCATGCTCGATTTCTACCAAAGATTATAGCGGCAACTGCATTTGGAGAAATTAATGGTGTAGTGACAGAACGCATAGAAAACCTCGCAAAATTATTTAAAACAGCAAAGCTTCCCTACGTTATTAAAAAGGATATGCAAGCGTATCTAATCACACATTCCGTATCAGACATTGCCATGTTGAGCGTTTTGCATTCTGAGAATAAGATCATTGACAAAAAAACAGTCAGAACCAGAAAGACGGCACGTAAAATAACAGTCACTTTAAAAGCGTATCTAAGGGCAATACAAAAAGCTGGCGTTTCAATTGATCCACCAATGCTTAAAATGGTGCTTAAATTTCCAAACTTATTTTTGGATCTTTTCTTTATGACATGGCTGCGAACTAAAATGGTTAGGGATATGATGTTGCCGGATTATGCGAATAATGCTAACAATGAGATTGTGCAGCTGAGTAATGATTTAATGAAATTTTTAAGTCAAAATGATATCAAATCGGAAATACATGTTCAGTAATTTTTTTGTTAAAATAGTAGGATAGCGGCCGACTTTTTACGCTTCCGGTTGTCTATCCTGTACTCCGTACAAGATAGACAACCCAATTGGAGCATATGGAGCTGAAATCTAACTATTTAAATGCATGTGTGCAGGATAGGGAGATAAAGGAGGCCGAAAAGCGTGATGTTAGTGCATATGTGCAGGCTGAGTCAGCCTGCATTAAAAGTACTAATTTGTAAAATTGTGGGTAATTTTGACCTTGTGATTGATGAGTTAGTTGAATAGTTCAATTTCATTGTTCAACTATTCGCCTGCTTTACCCATCTGTGAAACTCTTTGAAACGCGTCCCTTGATAGGTGAGATCCCCTTGGTCACCTACGACGATCAGGCCGTATTTGTCGGCCCTAACCGGAAGCTCCATGCGCGATTGATCATCCATTTCAAACGTGATGTAGTAATTGGTGGTTGCGCTGGAATCACCGGAGCCTCCCCACACCTCGGTCCGTTTGTCGACGACCGTAATGGCTCTCGTTACAACTTCTGAAGTGGTGTTGCCTATCCAGATCCGAAGTCCGCGAACAATCACATAGAGGAAACCTCCCACTACGATGGCTAAGACGAAACCGCCAAATAGTTTGAAAAATAATGGAAGTTCTTTTATGAATCCGAAAAATCCAGGATCATTTCCAAAACGATTCATAAAAATTCTCCTTTCGCCGACCAACTGGTCAATTTGGTTATATATAACAAAATATAGTACGTTATTCAATCATTTAATGTTGCACTATAGGCTTATTAAAATGAAATCAAATTGCATTTCTTCCTCAATATAGATGTGACATATATTCATATGCTGTTGTTCCATATACGCTTTTAAAATGTTTATTTAGATGAGTCAAATCAACAAAACCACATTCAGCTACTGCTGAATAAATATCTCTATTTTTTTCGATTAACTGTTTTGCACGTTCTATCTTGCAGTTAAGAAAGTATTGATATGGTGAAATTCCAGTATGAGCCTTGAATAATCGGATAAACTGGAATTTTGATAAATGAAGCTCATTGCAGATCTCTTCAAGTTTAAGAACTTTCTCTAAACTTGAATTAATCCTATCCTTTGCTTTTTTAACTTCGGCGTTACCCTTCCTATGGTCAGTGGAAAGATTAGTTTGAATAAGGCTATCTGTGAGGGATATGAGTAATTCGCTGCACAAAGCTTCATCTTTTTCGGTTAATATGGCATGAGAAAGACTTATAATTTTTTGTTGTAGCCCATTATCGTACACAATAGGGTTTGAAAAACGTACAATATCCCTTTTCTCAATAACCTCTAAAAGCAGTTGTGGCTCAACATATAGCATAATATAATCAAGGCCTGTTTCATCATGCGCCATTCCGTCATGTGCCTGTTCTGGATTAAAAAGCATTACACCATTTGGATAAGATAGATGTAAACGACCATCCAAGTTATACTGTTGAATACCACGCATGGTTACACCTATTGCGTACTCCTTGTGAGAGTGCTTTTTATAGGTGAAATCAGTCATGCTTGCTGACAACGCAGTAATACCTGCCGACTTTTTATAGATAAATTTGTTCAGTTCATTCACCTCTTAATAAGCTTACTTATATCCATAGCATGATTGCAGCATAAGCTAAAGATAATGCCATCATTACATTAACAGTCTTTTTATGCTTTTGTAAAAGCTTCTTGAAGATTGTACCGAAAAGAACCCACGTCATAAATGCTAAAAACCCAATAAGAGTTATAGCTATAATACTTATCGTCACCGCAGGAATTGCGATATAGTATGGCATAATAAAACTAGGAATTACAGTTATTGTAAATAGTACTACCTTTGGATTAAAAAACTGCATAAGGAAACCCGACATAAAGGTGGCAGCATGGTTTACAGCCCGGTTGGATATATCCATTTTGTAAATTTGATAAGCGAGATAGAGCATATAACAGCTTCCAATTATCTGCATAACCATTATTATTTTCGGTAATATCGTTATGAGCATAGTATTCAACATAGCAGAAATAACAAGCAATAATCCAAAACCAATAGTTGCTCCATACGTATATTTCATTGCTTTTTTTGACCCGGAATTATGCACGGTGGATAATATGACGATATTAGTAGGTCCTGGTGTAAAAGTAGCAATCATGCAATAAATTAAAAAAGATGTAATATCCATGAGAAAACTCCTTTCAAGCTATTCTCATATATTACATCTGAAAATTAAATGTTATATAGTATATTATTGCAGATATAGCGCTTTTTTCGCCATGGATTTGTGTGGGGAAAATATTATCGTTGCCGGTGTTTAGCGATACAAATAGCGTTAATAGGATTACCTTTATATGATTTCATTTCCTTTTTTATATAAATCATAACTGGAACTAAGTAGACCCATTGGTAAAAGCCAATAAATGCCCGATTTATAGCGAAAACACCATCATCAATGATGGTGATCAACATCAGACCGTGTGCAGCAAAATAAAAAATGACTAGATAAACAATAGTAAGACCGAGTTGTAAAGCAAATCTTCTATTTAACATATTTAGTCCCCTCAATATGCTTTCGTAACTTTCCCAATATAGGAAGCTATCCTGCACTGTCGCAGGATAGAAGCTAGTTTTTTGAGCTCCCGCTTATCTATGCTGCACTCCTGCACTATAGACGGCCTTACAGGTGCATCTTAAGCCGAAATCAGCCCATTCTAATGCAAATGTGCAGGATAGGTAGCTTAGAGAGGCTGAAAAGCGCGAAGTTACTGCAAATGTGCAGGATAGCCTGCGTGCGGAGGAAGCGGGGCTCGTGCTCGGAGTAAATATACGACTATCCTAGAACTAACCCTCCAACCAGTTCTACATCAATTCCTCCAATCTGTCTTCCAACGGCTTCTCCAACTAACCAACTAGGGGTCTATCCTGCACTGTCGCAGGATAGAAGCTAGTTTTTCGAGCCCCCGCTTATCTATATTGCACTCCTGCACTATAGACGGCCTTACAGGTGCATCTTAAGCCGAAATCAGCCCATTCTAATGCAAATGTGCAGGATAGGTAGCTCAGAGAGGCTGAAAAGCGCGAAGTTACTGCAAATGTGCAGGATAGCCTGCGTGCGGAGGAAGCGGGGCTCGTGCTCGGAGTAAATATACGACTATCCTAGAACTAACCCTCCAATCTGTCTTCCAACGGGCTCTCCAACTAACCAACTAGGGGTCTATCCTGCACTGTCGCAGGATAGACCCCTAGTTTTCCGAGCTCCTACATTTCTATGCTGCACTCCTGCACGCATCTTTTGCACAATCCAATGTGCGGAAGCTGCCTGTTTTTTGAAATATAGGGAAGTATATCATTTCGTCATACATTCTCTATATTTCTTGGAATGAAAAGCGCTGTCAAAGGATGGCGATAGCCGGTTCACCTTAATGAAATTAAGTCATATAACGCTTGCGAAATTTTGTTGGCGGCAGACCGATCTGTCGGGTGAAGCAATTGGAGAAATAAGGGACGTTCTCGAAACCTACGTACTGTGCAATTTCAGCAATGGGCCACTCGGTCTTGAGCAGCAGCAGCTTCGCCTGCTCCAGCCGGTACTTGGACAAATAATCGATAGGTGTCATGCCAAACATCTGCTTCATGCAGCGGGTAATATAGTTGTAGTGAAAATTAAGCGCATCGGCCATCGTCTTACTCGTAATTTCAGTACGATAATTGTTCTTAATGTAAGCCTCTGCTTTCTCGGCTAGTGTAACGACGGGACTTGAATAGCTGTCATTTTGCCGCAAATCCATCATGCGAAGCAGCTCCTCGAACGTTTGCTGCTGTGTCCAGAAGGCGCTTGATTGGCGCTCACTGCCTGCCTTATTCAAGGTGCGCATTAAGCGATAGGCTTGCTCAGGGTAGGGGAGCGACCAAGTCTGTTGGAGGTGAAGCGTATACGGTGATGTTGAGAACTGATTGTAATGTGCCTCATGGCTAATGCTTACATTCTCTAGCTCAGACTGCTGCCACTGGCCCACCGTTTGAAAATGAACCCAATAAAATACGGTTTTCACCTCAGACGGCCGCACTGAATAATGATAGCGATCCGGAAGCAGCAGAAGAGTCTGTCCTTCGGTTAACTGCCATTTTTGTTCTTCCTCGCCAATAAACAAGCAACCGCTCTCCACAATGATTAGGTCGAATACGCCTAGGTTCTTTCGGGTCGGATGCTGATCGCCTGGTGAATGTACGGTAACGCCGCTCTCCAGGTAATAGGGAAGCGGAGGTGCTGCGAAGTAGACATGCTCGGAAGCTTCCAGCATTTGAGCTCACTCTCCGTTGTTGTGTGAAATTTTATAAGAAATAGGTTATTTGCGTTAGTAGTTATGTTTTATTGTAACGCATAAAATAGTAATCAGCAGTAAGAAATTGAATAGATGCTGGAGAGGTGCGATACGAATGGGACAAGCAATTAGCAAGGTTCATGCGAAGCCGGTATCACTTAAGCAAGTGAAAATTACGGATGATTTCTGGAATTATTATATTAATCTGGTTAGGGACGTCGTCGTTCCTTATCAATGGGATGCTATAAATGATCGAGTTGAGGGAGCAGAACGAAGCGGTGCGGTCAGCAATTTTAAAATTGCCGCAGGTCTCGAGAAGGGTGACTTTTATGGGTTTGTGTTCCAAGACACCGATGTGGCCAAATGGCTGGAGGCTGTCGCTTATTTGCTGGTGACGAAACGGGATGAGGCGCTGGAGCAGGTAGCGGATGAGATGATCGACATTATTGGGAAGGCTCAGCAGCCAGATGGTTACTTGAATACCTTCTATACGATCAAGGAGCCAGGTCAAAAATGGACAAATTTAACTGAGTGCCATGAGCTCTATTCGGCAGGACATATGATCGAAGCAGGTGTTGCTTACTACAATGCAACGGGAAAAAGGCAGCTGCTCGATATCGTATGCCGGGTTGCCGATGATATTGCTGTTGTATTTGGCGATGGTCCAGACCAAATTGCTGGTTATGATGGTCATCAAGAAGTTGAGCTTGCTCTCGTGAAGCTATATGAAACCACCGGAAATCGCAAATATTTGGAGCTCAGCAGCTACTTTATTGATAAACGCGGACAACAGCCAAGCTTTTTTGAAGCAGAAGCTGACCGTCGCGGCAGAACTACCCATTGGAGCAAAAATGAAATTCATATTGACCCTGCATATTACCAAGCCCATCTGCCCGTAAGAGAGCAGGAGGCGGCGGTGGGTCATGCTGTACGTGTCGTTTATATGCTTGCAGGCATGGCCGATGTTGCTCGGGAAACCGGCGATGAGTCACTGCTCGAGGCTTGCCGCAGACTTTGGGACAATATTGCCTCGAAGCAGATGTATATTACGGGCGGTATCGGTTCAATGGCGCATGGCGAAGCATTTTCAATTGATTATGATCTTCCAAATGATACGGTATACTCAGAAACCTGCGCATCAATTGGCCTTATTTTCTTCGCGCATAGAATGCTACAGCTAGAGCCGAACAGCCGTTATGCAGACGTGATGGAGCGGGCGTTGTTCAACACCGTAATCGCGGGCATGTCACGCGATGGCAGACATTTCTTCTACGTCAATCCGCTGGAAGTAACGCCAGAAGTTTGCGAGGGGAAAAATAAAAACTACAATCACGTGAAGCCGGTACGGCAAGAATGGTTTGGCTGTGCATGCTGTCCGCCGAATATTGCTCGATTGCTGGCATCGCTCGGTGAATATATCTATTCCGTGAAAGAAAATACAATTTATTCCCATCTGTATATCGGTGGAGAAGCTGTGCTTAATTTGGGCGGGGCTAAGGTTCAGCTTAAACAGCAATCGAGCATGCCTTGGGAAGGTACGGCGCGCTTCGAGATAGCGGTGGAGCAGCCGACTTCATTTGCCTTGGCGCTGCGTATTCCGGATTGGTCCTCTGAAGCAGCTGTGCTTGTTAACGGAGAGGCATATTCGATTACGGATAAAATAGTTGACGGCTACGCAGTTATTGAGCGTCTGTGGGCAGCTGGCGATGTCGTAGAGCTTACGCTCGAAATGCCAATTTTGAAAGTAAGAAGTCATCCGCTTGTTAAACAAAACGCAGGCAAGGTTGCGCTGCAGCGCGGACCGCTCGTATATTGCATAGAGGAAGCCGATAATGGCTCACAGCTTCAGGAGCTATTGCTCCCACAGGATGCCAAGCTCGATCTGTCATTTAATGAGCAGCTCATTGGAGGCATCCAAGTGATTAAAGCGGATGCGCTTAGACTTCAATTTGAGCAGTGGGGGACGCAGTTGTATCGTTCAAATGCTGCAGCTGGCTTGGAGCAAGAAAGCATTACCTTCATTCCGTATTACGCGTGGGCGAATCGCGGCAAAGGCGAAATGGCCGTTTGGGTGAAGGAACGAGTTTAATTTTTATAGGTAGGATTCAATCCATATCTCAGTTGAAAAAAAAACTGTCTCGGAAGGCATTATGCCTTGTTGAGGCAGCTTTTTTTGGGGAATAGATGTAGAGTTTTTATTATCGCAAATGTTATTATTAGGAAAATATAAAATGTAATAAGGAGACACGGCAGCTCTCCATTAAATCGTCTCATTGCGGAAGGATGATTATTCATGGGAAATATTATAGGAGATGTGGATTGGATAGAAAAAAATGAAATGATGGATGACTTATTAAATCTAGAGGATAGCTTAATGATACATTCCATGGATCAAGGATTTGAAGCTGAAGTTATGAAGATAAGTTCGGCTGCTGAGAGCTTTGTGTTGAAAGTATGGTGTAAGAGTTCCAAGCCTGATATTAGCTTTCAATTTCGATTGTTGAATGTCCTCTCTGAACGAGGATTGTCAGTGTCAAAGCCAGTAGGCTGGGGGATAAATCCAAACGCAGATAAGGTGCTGTTAACAACCTTTGACGGAACACCGATCCATAAAGTAAATAAACAGAAAATGACTGATATTGCGAGGCTCTTAACAAAGATACATCAAATCCACGTTGAAGAGATTGGAAACATACATCTTCCCAAGTACGATTTCATCGATTATTTTTTTGCTCAGGCAAAAGAACATCAAGATCTATATGACGTTTTAGTTCCTCTCGTTAAAATGGCTCAAATTAAGCAGGAACGACTTATTCATGGTGATTTTCACCTAGGAAACCTATTAGAGGAGAAAAAACGATACACCGTAATCGATTGGACGAACGGACAATTAGGAGATCCGAGATATGATTTTGCATGGTCACTTATTCTTAAAAAAATATATATATCAGAGCGGTACGCCGAAGTTTTTTGTTCCGCTTATTTATCGGAAAATGCTATACAGCAGGAAGAGCTTGAAGTTTTTGAAGCGTTGGCGTGTCTCAGATGGATTTTACTTTATAGAAACGGCAGCACACCCAAAGGACCTAATACGATAGAGAGAATAAACAGCTTAATCACAAGCAACCTATTTCTAAAAGAGTCGGATTTTAGAATTGGATAGTTGTTCCGAGAGATGTCGCAGAAGAGGGATAGAGCGACGAAATGGGTGATTAAATAGGCTGTGGTCCCTTGCGAGTGTTAGAGGCAGGTGCTGGTTCTGGTCAAGTAGCGAGAATTTCCTCCTGAGTTAGGGAAGAATAAAATCTTTATTTCGTATAAAAAATGATTGCCATCCGTTTAAGATGCTCCATCCTGCACATTTGCAGGATAGAGCATCTTTTTTCATGGTTTGCACGCGCTATATTGTAAAATTGTAGGATAGAGAGGACAAACGGGTGCCAAATAGCCCCAAGCTCACTAAAACGAGAAGCTATAGTGAAAATATACAGTATAGATTACTAAATGAGCCGCAATAGGAGGAAGTTGCTGCAAATGTGCAATATAGCTCACTTTGGCCTGCAGCATACGTTCAGCAGTGAGCTATTTTTTTCGCCAAAAAGCGCACTTGAATACAATATGTATAATTTACTAGTACCGCACTTTAATTTTCACATTGTGCTTAAGGTCGTTTGAAATTACAATTTATACGATTGGATAAATGTATATGAGCTTAGAGGCTATACATGATAGGATCTAACTTGTCTGCTATGATCTCAAACTTAGGGAGGAAGACAGAATGATGCAGCTGCATAGTGCAATTCTAGTGGATGATGAAGTGTACACCCGCAAAGGTCTTATGAAGCTGATCGATTGGGAAGCCTGTGGATTTCAGATCGTAGGGGAAGCGGATAATGGAGAGGATGCTCTCGAATTAATTAAGCGTGTTCAGCCTGCGCTTGTCATCACAGACATTCGCATGCCCGTCATTGACGGATTAGAGCTGATACGCCAAATCACGATGGAAAATATCGTTAGTCCAACGTTCATCATCATGAGCGGTTATAACGATTTTAATTATGCTCAGCAAGCGATGCGCTTTGGCGTACATGACTTTGTTGTTAAGCCTATAGATGACATTGAATTTTCCCAAATACTCACCAAGCTGAATGAAAAGCTTAAGCTTAAACAAGATGAACAGGAAAAAAAGGATCAGCAGCTCGGCAGTGAAATGATTAAATTACTTATTCTAGGGGAAGCAAGCGATGCTTTGATTGCGGAGTGGGAGCAGCGCTTGAACCTATGGGAAGCCGAACGTTTATATTATTTATTTGCCGAGCTGAACGATAATCATAGGTGGCAGCCTGCAGAGGAACAAATATCCAACGCTGCTTTCAAGGCTCTTGTTCAGAGGGAGCTTGTTCGGGTCACGGGTGCAGAGCAACCGATTTGTTTGCATGAGCATCGCAATCGGATTGGTATTCTTGTACCGAGCTTTCTGTTAGCTCCATTCAATGGGGATCTTGAAAGATTCATGATCAGGCTTAGAACAGCGCTGGATGCACATTTAGGCAGCAGAGTATTTCTGTATGCGGGTACGCCAGTTCACCGGCTTTCAGAAATTCGTGAATCGTATAAAGCAGCGAAGGAAGCAACCTTGTATAAATATATCCAAGAGGACAAGCGTATAGTCATCTCTGACCGTATACAATCCGAGCAGCTGAATTACATTGGGCTCGATCCTGTTGAATTCAGTTTTTTCATGGAGCATATGGAGGAGATGCAGCTTGAAGCAGTGAATGCGACTGTAGATAAATGGTTTCAAGATTTCCGGGAGAAGCGTTATGCGCCGGAGGCTGTGAAGATGAACATTCAACAATGCTTGATGGGAATTATGAAAACGATCCGCTCTATGGAGGGTGACGAGCAATCCTTGTTAACGCTAAGGCCGCTGCTTAACTGGCAGGATACTAATCTCTCTTTAGGTGAATTGAAGAAGCTGTTTCTCGCCTTTCTTGAAGAGAGCCAGCAGTGTATTGGGGTGCTTAGGAAGGAGCAGTCTAAGGGGGATATTCACAAAATTAAGAGCTATATAGAGGCCAATTATTCGCAAAATATTAGCTTAAAAAGCATTGCTGCCCTCTTTTACGTAAACCCTGTCTATTTAGGACAATTATTCAAAAAAACGTATGGCACCTATTTTAATGAGTTTCTTCTTCAGCTCAGGGTGAGTGAAGCCAAAAAACTGCTGCGTCAATCACTTAATATGCGTATATATGAGATTGCAGAAAAGGTGGGCTTTAGCACCGCCGATTATTTTGTAACCCAATTTGAGAAGCTTGAGCATATGACTCCGACAGAATACCGCAATAAGCTGAAGTAAGCTTGTTTTCAATAATCAACCGACTGCAAAGGAAAAGGGGAATATCCTTGTGAAGCTGCACCTGAGTCTCAACAATGTACGTCTACGCAATAAGATGTTCATTCTTTATATTTTTTCTGTATTTCTTCCCATCATATTAACGAACGTTATTTTCTATAATGTGACGACTAATAATGTCAAAAATCAACGAATGAAGGATATATCGAGGGCAGTGGAACAGATCAACAATGATTTTCGATCCGAGGTGGAGGATGCTGTGACCATCTCGGATGTTTTTTATACCGATTATAATTTAAATGAAATTTTAGAAACCGATTACCAAGAGCCTGCTGCTTATGTCGAAGCATACGATTCCTATTTTCGTAGAATTTTGAATAGCTACACCCCCGTATATACCTCGGTTCAAAATATTAAAATTTATGTGGAAAATCCTACTATGCTGCATTCTGGCGGCATTGGGTTTCTATCGGATGAAATGAAACAAACGGATTGGTTTCAACTGCTGGAGGGTAGGAACAATTCGTTCCCTATATTTATCCGTTCACAGAAAGAAGACCAATATCTGAAGAGCGACCCCGATATTACGCGAGACACGTTCAGCATCATTCGTGAAATGAACTATTTTGAATCTAAAAATAATTGGAAAAAGTTTTTGAAAATTGAATTGAAAACGAGCACGATCGAACAGATTTTCCAAAATCAAAATTTACAAGGCAATATTTATTTGGTCAATGATAAGGGACAGGTTCAATTTACAACGGATCCTGAGGTGAACTGGAGAAAAGAATCTCCTGATTATGCTACGCTGCAGTTTCCTGCCGATTCCATCACCATTCAACCGGAATATTCTTATGTGAGCTATTTAGAGGACTGGCGCATCATTGGGACGATATCGGAGGAGGAGGTTCTCAAGGATGTACGCCAATCGAGGAAATTCATCTTCGTTTTGTCTTTCTTAAATATTATCATACCGACATTGATTATTCTTTGGATCACACGTTCATTGAATATGCGGCTGGTCCAAATTTTGAGACATATGAAAAAAGTGAAAAATCAAAATTTCGATACGATTAAGCAAGAGGAATATTTGGATGAGATTGGACAATTAACGAGTGAATTCAATCGGATGACGATTCAAGTAAAAAGCTTGATTGATGATGTCTATATTGCGGATATTCAGACGAAGTCACTAGAGCTGGAACGCAGGAAAGCTCAGCTGAATGCGCTGCAAAGCCAAATTAATCCTCATTTCTTATTTAATGCGCTTGAAACGATTCGGATGCGCAGCTTAATTAAGGACGAGCTGGAAACGGCGAAAATCATACACAATATGGCCAAAATCTTCAGAACCTCTCTGACCTGGGGCAAGGACCGCGTTATGGTTAGCGAGGAAATGGAGTTTATTGTTTGTTTTCTGGAGATTCAAAAATATCGTTTCGAGGATCGAATGAATTACGAAATTCGGATTGCTCCTTCCGCTAAAGATTGTATGGTGCCCAAAATGATCTTTTTGCCGTTTGTAGAAAATGCCAGCATTCATGGAATCGAACCGCTCAGGCATGGGGGAAGGATTGAGGTGCAAATCGAGCGCGAGGGCGATGATTTAATATTTACGATTAGAGACAACGGCATTGGGATGAATGAGGACAAGGTGAAGCAGTTTTATAGTTATTTAGAAAGTGAGGAAGAGCTTGGAGAGCGCATTGGTGTACAAAATGTGATTTATCGAATGAAGCTGATCTACGGTGATCGTTTTCAAATATTAATTGAAAGTGAACCTGGGCAAGGTACTTATATTCGAGTCAGAGTACCAGTGGAATAATGAAGCCATTTTGGGAAGATGGCCTGAAGTATATATGCTTTTTTAAGCACGAACTATAGTTTACTGGGTAAGCAAAGCGATCGTAATTTTTTATAATGAAAGTGCTTACAAAAATAAATAGAGTTGAAAGGGGCTAGAAAAAGTGACAAAGAAATTATTATTTATTTGTATGGCTGCCTTCATGGTTATTACTGCTGCATGCTCGAATAACAACAATGGCGGAGATACCAAGACGTCTAACAGCACGAACACACCTAAGGAAACGGCAGCTGAAGAAACGACTAAGCCAGTGGAGAAAGTAACATTTAGTTATTTCAACGGTGTTGCGGCAGCTAAGGATACAAATTCAAACGAGACGACTATTGGTAAAATTCTTGAGGATCAAACAGGTGTCAACTTTAAAATTGAGCATTTGGTGGGCGATTTAAATACGAAGATCGGAACGATGATCGCATCAAACGCCTATCCAGATGTCATGCTTCCGGATGCGGCTATCGACAAGATTCTTGATGCTGGCGCCTTCATTGCTCTCGATGATCTGATTGAACAATATGGACCTAACATTAAACGCGTTTACGGTTCATATTTCAATCAAATGAAAGCAGAAGACGGGAAAATTTATTTCTTGCCATTCTCCAATACTGTTGGCGAGTACATTCCAGATCCGAATATTAACCAGGGTGCTTTCTGGATACAACGCCGAGTGTTGAAAGAAGCAGGTTATCCGGAAATCAAAACGCTTGATGCTTATTTTGATCTCATTAAAAACTTCGTAGAGAAGCATAAAGATGAAGATTTGACTGGGATGGTTTCTTTGACACATGACTGGAGATTTTTCGCAACCTCAAACCCTCCAAATCATTTGGCAGGTTATCCGAATGACGGCAACGTAATCGTCGATATGACGACCTTTGATGCCAAAACGTATGCAGCTGATGACAATACGAAACGTTGGCTGCAAAAGCTGAACGAGCTCAATGCAGATAACTTATTTGATAAAGCAT from Paenibacillus sp. FSL H8-0548 encodes the following:
- a CDS encoding aminoglycoside phosphotransferase family protein — its product is MGNIIGDVDWIEKNEMMDDLLNLEDSLMIHSMDQGFEAEVMKISSAAESFVLKVWCKSSKPDISFQFRLLNVLSERGLSVSKPVGWGINPNADKVLLTTFDGTPIHKVNKQKMTDIARLLTKIHQIHVEEIGNIHLPKYDFIDYFFAQAKEHQDLYDVLVPLVKMAQIKQERLIHGDFHLGNLLEEKKRYTVIDWTNGQLGDPRYDFAWSLILKKIYISERYAEVFCSAYLSENAIQQEELEVFEALACLRWILLYRNGSTPKGPNTIERINSLITSNLFLKESDFRIG
- a CDS encoding response regulator; protein product: MQLHSAILVDDEVYTRKGLMKLIDWEACGFQIVGEADNGEDALELIKRVQPALVITDIRMPVIDGLELIRQITMENIVSPTFIIMSGYNDFNYAQQAMRFGVHDFVVKPIDDIEFSQILTKLNEKLKLKQDEQEKKDQQLGSEMIKLLILGEASDALIAEWEQRLNLWEAERLYYLFAELNDNHRWQPAEEQISNAAFKALVQRELVRVTGAEQPICLHEHRNRIGILVPSFLLAPFNGDLERFMIRLRTALDAHLGSRVFLYAGTPVHRLSEIRESYKAAKEATLYKYIQEDKRIVISDRIQSEQLNYIGLDPVEFSFFMEHMEEMQLEAVNATVDKWFQDFREKRYAPEAVKMNIQQCLMGIMKTIRSMEGDEQSLLTLRPLLNWQDTNLSLGELKKLFLAFLEESQQCIGVLRKEQSKGDIHKIKSYIEANYSQNISLKSIAALFYVNPVYLGQLFKKTYGTYFNEFLLQLRVSEAKKLLRQSLNMRIYEIAEKVGFSTADYFVTQFEKLEHMTPTEYRNKLK
- a CDS encoding sensor histidine kinase is translated as MKLHLSLNNVRLRNKMFILYIFSVFLPIILTNVIFYNVTTNNVKNQRMKDISRAVEQINNDFRSEVEDAVTISDVFYTDYNLNEILETDYQEPAAYVEAYDSYFRRILNSYTPVYTSVQNIKIYVENPTMLHSGGIGFLSDEMKQTDWFQLLEGRNNSFPIFIRSQKEDQYLKSDPDITRDTFSIIREMNYFESKNNWKKFLKIELKTSTIEQIFQNQNLQGNIYLVNDKGQVQFTTDPEVNWRKESPDYATLQFPADSITIQPEYSYVSYLEDWRIIGTISEEEVLKDVRQSRKFIFVLSFLNIIIPTLIILWITRSLNMRLVQILRHMKKVKNQNFDTIKQEEYLDEIGQLTSEFNRMTIQVKSLIDDVYIADIQTKSLELERRKAQLNALQSQINPHFLFNALETIRMRSLIKDELETAKIIHNMAKIFRTSLTWGKDRVMVSEEMEFIVCFLEIQKYRFEDRMNYEIRIAPSAKDCMVPKMIFLPFVENASIHGIEPLRHGGRIEVQIEREGDDLIFTIRDNGIGMNEDKVKQFYSYLESEEELGERIGVQNVIYRMKLIYGDRFQILIESEPGQGTYIRVRVPVE
- a CDS encoding ABC transporter substrate-binding protein; amino-acid sequence: MTKKLLFICMAAFMVITAACSNNNNGGDTKTSNSTNTPKETAAEETTKPVEKVTFSYFNGVAAAKDTNSNETTIGKILEDQTGVNFKIEHLVGDLNTKIGTMIASNAYPDVMLPDAAIDKILDAGAFIALDDLIEQYGPNIKRVYGSYFNQMKAEDGKIYFLPFSNTVGEYIPDPNINQGAFWIQRRVLKEAGYPEIKTLDAYFDLIKNFVEKHKDEDLTGMVSLTHDWRFFATSNPPNHLAGYPNDGNVIVDMTTFDAKTYAADDNTKRWLQKLNELNADNLFDKASFVDNYDQYLAKLTSHKVVGFFDYGWQFSNAQNALKDAAKQDPTQDDFVYFPLPVTFDGQKDQYLDPPGFVKNRGLGITKSAKDPARIIQYLDNLLTDENQILQRWGIKGDTFEVDDKGRMYRTAEQIVKIDESFNEKFGFKYYSWNWPLYGNGSSLPDGNSVAPGLQPEVFQMSLTNEDKTILEKYGVKTYAELFAAPDDRPWYPAWGIPKEQGSEQQIWETKKDEITKKYFPKLVLAKPADFEKVWTEYITAFGKLDTAAYESWTTTEVKKLIEAAK